The sequence below is a genomic window from Methylotuvimicrobium sp. KM2.
AGCTGGCCTTGCGCGCCGGCCAAGGTTACTGTGGTGTGATTGCCGATGACCTGGGCGCAAGCCATCGTCAATGCCTCGCACTGGGTCGGATTGATTTTGCCAGGCATGATCGACGAGCCGGGCTCGTTAGCCGGCAAAATCAGTTCACCAAGTCCGGAGCGCGGACCGGAACTCAGTAGGCGAATATCGTTAGCAATTTTATTGAGGCTGACCGCGCTGCAATTCAATACGCCGGATAGTTCTACCAGTGCGTCGTGCGCGGCCATCGCTTCGAACTTGTTGGCGGCGGATGTGAATGGATACCCGGTGAATTTAGCAACTTCTTCGGCAAAGCGTTCGGCAAAACCGGGACTCGAGTTCAAGCCCGTGCCGACTGCGGTCCCGCCTTGCGCGAGAGGATATAGGCGTTTGAGACTGTCCTGTAGCCGTTCGATGCTGAGTTGTACCTGTGCCGCGTAACCGGAAAACTCCTGGCCCAATGACAGCGGTGTCGCATCCTGAAGATGCGTGCGTCCAATCTTGATGATATCGCCCCATTCTTCGGATTTCTCATACAGCGTTTGCTGTAAGCCTTGCAATGACGGGATCAGTAAGCAATGGATTTGCTCGACCGCGGCGATATGCATCGCGCTGGGAAACACATCGTTTGAAGACTGGCTGAGGTTGCAGTGATCATTGGGATGCGCCGGCGATTTCGAACCGAGCGCGCCGCCCAGGCGTTCGTTGACCCGATTGGCGATCACTTCATTGGCATTCATATTGGACTGCGTGCCGGATCCGGTTTGCCAGATCACGAGCGGAAAGTGTTCATCCAACGCCCCGTCGATGACTTCCTGCGCCGCATCGACTATCGCTTGGCCGAGTCTTTCATCAAGCTTGCCTTGGGCGATATTGCTTAAGGCCGCACAACGTTTGACGATCCCGAGCGCACGGATGAGCGGGCGGGGCAGGCGTTCGTCGCCGATCGCGAAATATTGCAACGAACGCTGCGTTTGCGCGCCCCAGTATTTATCGGCGGGGACTTCAACGGAACCCAATGCGTCGCTTTCAACACGCCCGGGTAAACTTCCGGTTGCCATACTTACTATGCAAATAAACTAAGAGTAAGGAGTGGACTATTCGGCTGGTTTATTGAGCATTTTTCGCACCTCACCCAAATGGATCTCTTCCTGGGCGATCATTCGGCGCGCATATTCTTCAAGCAGCACACTACGGCCGTCGACCAACTCCAATAAGCGATGGTATTCGGTCAATGCCGATGCTTCATGATCCAACGATTCCCGGAGAATGGCTCCGATATCGTGACGGTGAGTTTCCAGTAACGGACCGATTCCCAAAGAGGGATGGCCGCCTAAATGGGTAATCATTTCGCCGGCTTCGTTGGCATGGAGTAAGGATTCATTCGCTTGACCGCGCATCCAAGAAACGATGGGGATTCGGTTGTAGCCGACAACCATCAAGGCATAATGCGTATAACGAACCACGCCCGCCAGTTCCGCTTCCAGAATGTTATTCAGCACTTTGATCACGGCGTCGTTATCGATTTCTGTGTTTGTCATGAGTGTCTCCTGAAGTCAGAATGGGGAGAGTCTGACTATAGCGCTTTTTTTATCGTTGAGATAGTAAACTTTAAACTTAGAAAAAGTGTTTCACCATGAAGATCATGATGGATAAGGAGTAAATTCAAAAACTTGTTAAGCGCTTGTATAGAGCTTCCGTCCATTTCGGTGCCGAATTTTGATCTACGATGATGATATTGACGACCAAATCCTTAATAGCGTGACGGTAAACGAGCGACCGAATTTAATTTCCAGGGCTTTGGATTGATGGCTGCTTCTAACTTATCTTCCAATGGGTCGTCCAACTCATGAAAAAAGTTCAAGCCGGTAAGTTCTTCGATAGTGTCCACGGAGACGATAAAGTCTGTCAGAGGCTCATTGCCTTTCACCGTTTGCGGGACCAGGAACGCCAACATTTTGATTTTGGAGCCGGTTTCCGCTGCGTAAATTTTATAAAAAGCCTCCGGTACTTCCACTTTCCAGCTGCTCTTCAATCGATTCAGAGGATTCGAAAATACGGGGCCGGTTATTACCCAGACGCGTCGATGCAATTTGGTAAAGTAGTCGACTTCAACGGCTTCCAATCGCTGCCAAACTTTTTGATTTAGATTGGGTCTTTGAGGGGTAATGTTGGTCATTAAAAACGTATCCAATTGCGCTTGTTTGCCATAGAGCCTGCTGATGGCATAGTTAGGCGCCATGTGGCCTCGGTCGAAACCGCTGCGGGTATAGTCTTGATGGCTGATTCGCGTCAGGCTGCGCCAATCGGTGCTGAATGTTTGCGGTCTCTTATGGGACGGCGTATTGTCCTTAATCGCGGTGACTTGATAGATTACCCAAAGTGGATTGCCACGAATGTCCGAATATCCGACCATGAATCCATCATTGCGAAATAATCTCGACCAAGTCAGCGGTTGGTACCACACTTGGCTTTGCGGAACGCCTTCAAATGCCATGTCGGGCCTAGCCAACAAGACTTCATAGCTGTAGCCGCCAATCAGGGGGAGTAGGGTCAGTACGCTAATGCGAGGATATTTTTTACCGATTCTAAAAAACGTGATGAATGTAAAGAGTAAAAAGTGCTTTTTCTTGCGTCTTCTTGCCATGTCGATTAGCTAACCATGTTCAAAAATGCCGCATCAAATAGGGTGCTGCGGATTTTTATTAAGTGATTATTGTAACCGCATGATTATACAGTAACGTTCATGAAGAGCTGTCCATCGCCCCGGCAAATGAAAGTGCGAGGGATGGCTGGGTACGGTCACTCGCCCGACTGGACGCCGTGAACCCGGCACCTAAATTATGCTCGATAGTTACCATAGCCAAAGGGCTATGGAATTTTATCATCGTTCCCATGCTCCGCGTGGGAATGCATCCCGTGACGCTCTGCGTCCCCAGGGATCGATAAAAGAATCTAAAGCAAACGAATGGACTCCCAAAGTCTTTCAATCTGCCTACCCTCCACAGTCGACGCGAAGCGTCTAAAGCAGCGTTCCAACACAGAGCATGGGAACGATAAGCTTGCGCGCTCCTAAAGTTGAAACCAAGATTGAATTGAAGGCCGAGGTGCATGTTTTATAATCGAATCCCGATCATGACGAATTTTTCGAAATGACAATTTTTTCCGTCTCAAGATTTTACTATGCGCAAGATTGACGAATTGATTACGAAATTGAACTTCGGCTTTTCCATACCGGGCTTATTGCTGGCGACGCTTTTTTTCGCATTTTCGCTTACACCAAGTCTAGTGCCTCGTCCTTTTTCGTTTCAAGGGGTGATTTCCGGCTTGTCTTTTACGGCGGGATACGCGCTTGGCGTTTTCGGTCGATGGTTTTGGGATTATGTCGAATTGCCGTTGCCTGGTCGCGAAGCAACCAGGATTTTTAGGCTCGTCGCGTCGGGCGTCTGTTCGATCGTCGCAATCGCCTTTCTTTGGCAGGCTTCGCAATGGCAAGACGATTTGCGGTCTATGATGGGTATGGAGCCGGAAGGTGCAATGCCATCGTATGGCATTGCCTTGATGACTTTGCTCGTTTTTGGCGTATTAATACAGTTTGCTCGATTGTTTCGGCGTACGTTTCAATTTTTGTCTCTAAAGCTGGCGCGATACATATCCGATCATGTCGCGCATGCGATAAGCATATTGGCCGCGGGGATATTGTTTTGGTCGGTTATCGATGGCGTGGTTGTTTCTTTGTTCTTACGCGCGACGAACAATTCTTATCAACAATTAGATGCGCTGATTCAGGATGATTTGGAGCGTCCCGACGATCCGATGAAGACCGGTAGCGAAGCTTCCTTGATTGCTTGGTCGGACTTGGGAAGGCAAGGTCGTATATTTATGTCGTCAGGCCCTACAGAGAAGGCGTTGAACGATTTTTTCGGTGAGCCGGTGCTTGAGCCCGTGCGCATCTATATCGGGCTGAATGCGGCGGATACGCCGGAAGAAAGAGCCGAATTGGCTTTGCAAGAGCTAAAACGCGTCAAGGCCTTCGACCGTTCGGTTTTGTTGTTGGTGACGCCCACGGGTACCGGTTGGATAGACCCGGCGGCACTGGATACCGTCGAATATTTACATCGAGGCGACATCGCGACGGTTGCCGCGCAATATTCGTATTTGCCTAGCGCCTTGTCCTTGATAACCGAGGGGGAATACGGTGCGGAAATGGCTAGGGCCTTGTTCGAAAAGGTTTATGTTTATTGGACGAACTTGCCTCGCGACCATCGACCGAAATTGTATTTACACGGGCTGAGCTTGGGCGCCCTAAATTCCGATCGTTCTTTCGATGTGTACGACATCATTCAAGACCCATTCAACGGAGCATTATGGAGCGGCCCGCCATTTCGTAGCGAAACCTGGCGCAAAGTGACGCAAGAAAGGAAACCCGACTCTCCGGTATGGCTACCTCGTTTTCGCGATGGCGCCGTGGTTAGATTCATGAATCAATATACGGGGTTGAATGACGATAATACGCCGTGGGGGACTTTTAGAATCGCTTATCTGCAATATGCCAGCGACCCGATAACGTTTTTCGATAGCCATGCGTTTTTTCGGGAGCCGGAATGGATGCAAGCTCCCAGAGGGCCGGACGTCTCGCCGCATCTAAGATGGTATCCGGTTGTCACGATGCTGCAATTGGCGGCCGACATGGCTGTCGGGTCTACGCCGCCGGGGTTCGGTCATATATTTGCCGCTAAACATTACATCGATGCGTGGCTGGCCTTGACCGAGCCTAAAGGTTGGAGCGAAGAGCAATTGAGCCGTTTACGGGCTTTGTTCGAAGGACGATAAGGCTTCGAATAATTTTACAAATGTGAAGGACTGTCGATTCGTTCGAGGCCGAAGCAGGCTTAGGCTAAACCGAAACGTTGGGGACGGGTTAAATAAAGCTATGTATGCGGTAATAGTTGAAAATAACCACCACTACCGGAAACACTTATAAATCCAAAGTGAATTGTAGGGTGCGCTGCGCGTACCTAACGTCGGCATAAGGCAACACATGAAGGCACCTTAAAGTCAGGTGGTGTCGCTATGGTACGCGCAGCATACCCTACAGCCTTCAAGTTTCGAGATGGGTGTCGTATTAATTTCAACTATTAACGAGATCATAGCCAATAGAAAGCTAACACTTTGATTGATGATAAATCGGTAAATAACAGGTGATTTTCATCACTCTACTTCGAAGCTAGCCGCGATCGCTTCAAGGCTTTGAGGCACGGAGTTATCGGGCTGAAAGCAGGGCCGTGGAGCACGATAAAGAATCCCGGTGCCGATGCCGTCATCGTCAAGTAATTTAAGATAGGCCTCGCGCTTGTCGGCGGTCGGCGTAAAAGCCTCGTGTACCTGTTTCTTCCAGTTAAGCTGTTCCGGACGGAAAGTAACGCACGGACTCAATATTTGCACAAAAGCGAAACCGGGAAATTCGATGGCCTCGCGGATGATCTGCGCGAGTTCGTTGGGGGCATTAGAGAAGGCCCGCGCGATGAATGGCGCTCCGGCAGCCAGCGCCATTTCCAGCGGCTGAAAGGGCGGTTGATGTGTGCCTTGCGGGGCCAGTTTCGAACCTGTCCAGTCACTCTCAGTGGTCGGCGAAGCCTGTCCCTTCGTCATGCCGTAAACCGCGTTGTCCATCACCAGATAGCTGAAATTGGCGTTGCGCCGGCAAGCATGGATGAAGTGGTTGCCGCCGATCGAGAAACCATCCCCGTCGCCGCCTACGGCGATGACCGTGAGCTCCGGCCGGCTGATGGCTAGCCCTGCGGCCACAGGCAATGCACGACCATGCACGCCGTGGAAACCATAGGCCCGGGTATAGGCCGGAAGCCGAGATGAGCAACCGATACCTGAGATCAAGGCAACCTGCTCAGTGGGAATTTCCAATGCAGCGAGCGACTTCGTGAGCGCGTTGAGCACGCCGAAATCGCCGCAGCCTGCGCACCACACGGGCTTGTAGCTCGACTTGTAGTCCTTGTGCGCGAGGGCACGGGGCTTGACATGATGTTCTTTGCTCACTTGACCTGCTCCATCTCTAGTACGCGAAGCGCAGCTGCGATCCGGCCCGGCCGCAAGGGCAGGGGGCCGGGCTCGGCA
It includes:
- the fumC gene encoding class II fumarate hydratase encodes the protein MATGSLPGRVESDALGSVEVPADKYWGAQTQRSLQYFAIGDERLPRPLIRALGIVKRCAALSNIAQGKLDERLGQAIVDAAQEVIDGALDEHFPLVIWQTGSGTQSNMNANEVIANRVNERLGGALGSKSPAHPNDHCNLSQSSNDVFPSAMHIAAVEQIHCLLIPSLQGLQQTLYEKSEEWGDIIKIGRTHLQDATPLSLGQEFSGYAAQVQLSIERLQDSLKRLYPLAQGGTAVGTGLNSSPGFAERFAEEVAKFTGYPFTSAANKFEAMAAHDALVELSGVLNCSAVSLNKIANDIRLLSSGPRSGLGELILPANEPGSSIMPGKINPTQCEALTMACAQVIGNHTTVTLAGAQGQLELNTFKPVIIYNVLQSIRLLGDATHSFTEHCVAGINPNSKRIAELMEQSLMLVTALVPLIGYDKAAQIAKTALQNGTTLREEAIAGGLVSAEQFDAIVRPERMIMPK
- a CDS encoding DNA/RNA non-specific endonuclease, whose protein sequence is MARRRKKKHFLLFTFITFFRIGKKYPRISVLTLLPLIGGYSYEVLLARPDMAFEGVPQSQVWYQPLTWSRLFRNDGFMVGYSDIRGNPLWVIYQVTAIKDNTPSHKRPQTFSTDWRSLTRISHQDYTRSGFDRGHMAPNYAISRLYGKQAQLDTFLMTNITPQRPNLNQKVWQRLEAVEVDYFTKLHRRVWVITGPVFSNPLNRLKSSWKVEVPEAFYKIYAAETGSKIKMLAFLVPQTVKGNEPLTDFIVSVDTIEELTGLNFFHELDDPLEDKLEAAINPKPWKLNSVARLPSRY
- a CDS encoding ferritin-like domain-containing protein gives rise to the protein MTNTEIDNDAVIKVLNNILEAELAGVVRYTHYALMVVGYNRIPIVSWMRGQANESLLHANEAGEMITHLGGHPSLGIGPLLETHRHDIGAILRESLDHEASALTEYHRLLELVDGRSVLLEEYARRMIAQEEIHLGEVRKMLNKPAE
- a CDS encoding 2-oxoacid:ferredoxin oxidoreductase subunit beta, with the protein product MSKEHHVKPRALAHKDYKSSYKPVWCAGCGDFGVLNALTKSLAALEIPTEQVALISGIGCSSRLPAYTRAYGFHGVHGRALPVAAGLAISRPELTVIAVGGDGDGFSIGGNHFIHACRRNANFSYLVMDNAVYGMTKGQASPTTESDWTGSKLAPQGTHQPPFQPLEMALAAGAPFIARAFSNAPNELAQIIREAIEFPGFAFVQILSPCVTFRPEQLNWKKQVHEAFTPTADKREAYLKLLDDDGIGTGILYRAPRPCFQPDNSVPQSLEAIAASFEVE
- a CDS encoding alpha/beta-hydrolase family protein, whose product is MRKIDELITKLNFGFSIPGLLLATLFFAFSLTPSLVPRPFSFQGVISGLSFTAGYALGVFGRWFWDYVELPLPGREATRIFRLVASGVCSIVAIAFLWQASQWQDDLRSMMGMEPEGAMPSYGIALMTLLVFGVLIQFARLFRRTFQFLSLKLARYISDHVAHAISILAAGILFWSVIDGVVVSLFLRATNNSYQQLDALIQDDLERPDDPMKTGSEASLIAWSDLGRQGRIFMSSGPTEKALNDFFGEPVLEPVRIYIGLNAADTPEERAELALQELKRVKAFDRSVLLLVTPTGTGWIDPAALDTVEYLHRGDIATVAAQYSYLPSALSLITEGEYGAEMARALFEKVYVYWTNLPRDHRPKLYLHGLSLGALNSDRSFDVYDIIQDPFNGALWSGPPFRSETWRKVTQERKPDSPVWLPRFRDGAVVRFMNQYTGLNDDNTPWGTFRIAYLQYASDPITFFDSHAFFREPEWMQAPRGPDVSPHLRWYPVVTMLQLAADMAVGSTPPGFGHIFAAKHYIDAWLALTEPKGWSEEQLSRLRALFEGR